In a genomic window of Methanosarcina horonobensis HB-1 = JCM 15518:
- a CDS encoding YnfA family protein, with protein sequence MKIKVESSCISRKRCFLYTILLFILAGIFEIGGGYLMWLWLREEREFVFAFIGAAVLFLYGVVPTFQPSYFHRVYATYGGIFVVMSLLWGWIFDKIPPDTYDLIGALIILIGVSIIYYWPRKEEAA encoded by the coding sequence ATGAAAATTAAAGTCGAATCAAGCTGCATATCCAGAAAAAGGTGCTTTCTGTATACTATTCTCCTGTTTATCCTTGCAGGTATTTTTGAAATCGGTGGAGGCTATCTTATGTGGCTATGGTTGCGTGAAGAAAGAGAATTTGTTTTTGCGTTTATTGGGGCAGCAGTCCTGTTTCTATATGGAGTCGTGCCAACTTTCCAGCCTTCATATTTCCACAGAGTATATGCGACTTACGGAGGCATTTTTGTTGTTATGTCCCTTTTATGGGGGTGGATTTTTGATAAAATACCCCCCGATACCTATGATCTGATAGGTGCCCTGATAATTCTCATCGGAGTTTCGATTATCTATTACTGGCCCAGAAAAGAGGAAGCTG
- a CDS encoding putative zinc-binding protein, protein MTEETKCSCGSANVALFPCAGAANVGQLSNKIAIELEKQGIGNLMCTAGIGARAPGLMKSAEASDRILTIDGCSVNCATKTMELAGFKVDRQIIISELGVKKTKDRDPKGEEVTEILEKVMEILQSE, encoded by the coding sequence ATGACAGAAGAAACTAAATGTTCATGCGGTTCGGCAAATGTTGCGCTTTTCCCCTGCGCAGGGGCGGCAAATGTCGGACAGCTCTCAAACAAAATTGCAATTGAACTCGAGAAGCAAGGGATAGGAAACCTTATGTGTACTGCAGGCATCGGAGCCAGAGCCCCCGGGCTTATGAAATCTGCCGAAGCTTCTGACAGGATATTGACCATTGACGGCTGCTCAGTAAACTGCGCAACCAAAACCATGGAGCTTGCAGGCTTCAAGGTTGACCGCCAGATCATAATTTCTGAATTAGGGGTTAAGAAAACCAAGGATAGAGATCCAAAAGGAGAAGAGGTTACCGAGATTCTTGAAAAAGTTATGGAGATTCTGCAATCCGAGTAA
- a CDS encoding carboxymuconolactone decarboxylase family protein, with protein MPFMNETLPDTAEAFGKLRDSIFEGGELDRKTKELIAIASSVLMRCQYCVDVHSQRAVAHGANKKEIAEAIAVAMFIAGGSQLGWTNIYGENVYDLIFREKKPEEPEKDKLEKEKGCCCGN; from the coding sequence ATGCCTTTCATGAACGAAACACTGCCTGATACTGCTGAAGCATTCGGAAAACTGAGAGATTCTATCTTTGAAGGAGGAGAACTTGACCGCAAGACCAAGGAACTTATAGCCATTGCCTCTTCTGTCCTTATGCGCTGCCAGTACTGTGTTGATGTTCACTCCCAGAGAGCTGTTGCTCACGGGGCAAACAAGAAAGAGATTGCAGAAGCTATTGCTGTTGCCATGTTTATAGCAGGAGGCTCTCAACTCGGCTGGACAAACATCTATGGCGAAAATGTTTATGATCTCATCTTTAGAGAAAAAAAGCCTGAGGAGCCGGAAAAAGATAAATTGGAGAAAGAGAAAGGTTGCTGCTGCGGAAACTGA
- a CDS encoding thioredoxin family protein, whose product MRIEVLGSGCAKCNKTKELAEKAVKETGVDAEIVKVEDFDKILEYGVMITPALVIDGDVKVAGKVPSVEDIKKWITK is encoded by the coding sequence ATGAGAATCGAAGTACTGGGTTCGGGTTGTGCCAAATGCAATAAGACGAAAGAACTTGCAGAAAAAGCCGTTAAGGAAACAGGTGTGGATGCGGAGATCGTCAAAGTAGAAGACTTTGACAAAATTCTGGAATACGGGGTCATGATTACCCCTGCTCTTGTAATTGACGGAGATGTTAAAGTCGCAGGCAAAGTCCCAAGTGTGGAAGATATCAAGAAATGGATCACCAAATGA
- a CDS encoding permease, with product MTLDYITYLISVGLQSVQEYLALHVLMCLVPAFFLAGAIASLFSKESVLKFFGADAPKYVSYTVAAVSGCLLAVCSCTVLPLFAGIYKRGAGIGPATTFLFSAPAINILAIVYTAKILGYDLGAARAFAAVLLSVLVGVIMSLAYERKATERKSIKTFGEEEHKHSVGLFVLLIVVLIAPEIMSSLEWKYTTQLLAWAPMIGLTAFLSFKWFSKEELNSWMGETWFLVKQITPLLLLGVFFAGIAIVVLPKEYVAALVGGNSLTSNFISSIAGALMYFSTLTEVPIIKALTLLGMGEGPSLAMLLAGPALSLPSMIVINRVLGVKKGMTYILLVVLIATVSGYVFGAMFM from the coding sequence ATGACTCTTGATTATATCACTTATCTTATATCAGTAGGGCTTCAATCAGTGCAGGAGTACCTTGCGCTCCATGTGCTCATGTGCCTTGTGCCTGCTTTTTTTCTGGCTGGTGCAATTGCTTCTCTCTTTTCCAAAGAATCTGTGCTGAAGTTCTTCGGAGCGGACGCCCCCAAATATGTTTCTTATACGGTAGCTGCGGTTTCGGGCTGCCTCCTTGCGGTCTGCAGCTGTACCGTACTCCCCCTTTTTGCAGGGATTTATAAGAGGGGAGCAGGCATAGGTCCTGCAACCACATTTTTGTTCTCAGCCCCTGCTATCAATATCCTTGCAATCGTCTATACGGCAAAAATCCTGGGCTATGATCTCGGAGCAGCGCGCGCTTTTGCAGCAGTCCTTCTGTCTGTGCTTGTAGGTGTTATAATGTCCCTTGCATATGAAAGAAAAGCAACCGAACGTAAGTCCATAAAGACTTTCGGGGAAGAGGAACACAAACACAGCGTCGGACTCTTTGTTTTGCTAATCGTTGTCCTTATAGCCCCTGAGATAATGTCTTCCCTGGAATGGAAATATACAACTCAGCTCCTTGCCTGGGCGCCCATGATAGGACTTACGGCTTTCCTCTCTTTCAAATGGTTCTCAAAAGAAGAACTAAACAGCTGGATGGGTGAAACCTGGTTCCTGGTAAAACAGATCACTCCCCTGCTTCTGCTTGGAGTTTTCTTTGCAGGGATTGCGATTGTAGTCCTTCCAAAAGAGTATGTAGCAGCTCTTGTGGGAGGAAATTCCCTGACTTCAAACTTTATTTCTTCGATAGCTGGAGCCCTCATGTATTTCTCCACTCTTACGGAAGTGCCCATCATTAAAGCTCTGACTCTTCTAGGTATGGGAGAAGGCCCTTCCCTTGCAATGCTCCTTGCAGGCCCGGCACTCAGTCTACCGAGCATGATCGTAATCAACAGGGTTCTGGGAGTGAAAAAAGGCATGACATATATTCTCCTGGTGGTGCTAATTGCAACCGTCTCCGGGTATGTATTCGGAGCTATGTTTATGTAA
- a CDS encoding ArsR/SmtB family transcription factor → MSYCCPADPEKKKEWEEKMLQEIDFLDNDIKKASEIFSALGHPIRLKIAYFLSQRDHCVCELIFKLNERQNLVSHHLAILKNCGIIEAYNSSKWRFYRLNSEFAGILKTISQVQNKKLE, encoded by the coding sequence ATGAGCTACTGCTGCCCTGCGGACCCTGAGAAAAAAAAGGAATGGGAAGAGAAAATGCTTCAGGAAATAGATTTTCTGGATAATGACATCAAAAAAGCCAGTGAAATATTCAGTGCTCTCGGGCATCCGATAAGATTGAAGATTGCCTACTTTCTCTCTCAAAGAGATCACTGCGTCTGCGAATTGATATTCAAGTTAAACGAGAGGCAGAACCTGGTTTCCCACCACCTGGCAATTTTGAAAAACTGCGGGATCATTGAAGCCTATAACAGCTCAAAATGGAGATTTTATAGACTGAACTCCGAATTTGCGGGGATTTTGAAGACTATATCACAGGTGCAAAATAAAAAATTAGAGTAA
- a CDS encoding universal stress protein, producing MIETVLVPVDFTIETEDLLSCIGELKNAGLKKVILLHVVDIHKSQGLAPMFERNAEKRIGDYTDFVRELELETETLVIVGDVKRTISEVADRKDVDAIIMGATTKGFIKGKFLGRTTEYISRSSKKILLIEKYDALKEGKEVYEKACRATFSQVLVPLDFSKESMKAVEQLQAFKGVVKEVLFLHVIDNIKDMDLLDEQREEVKEKLRRVKKRLAGIKSQYLVVEGIPSDEIVKIAGIEDVTLIMLTARGKGDLIDLLLGNTAESVLRKTTKPVMVIPASKEFEGEEWEEGEEYA from the coding sequence TTGATTGAAACCGTACTTGTTCCTGTTGATTTTACTATCGAAACGGAAGATTTGCTTAGCTGCATAGGGGAACTTAAAAACGCAGGCTTGAAGAAAGTTATCCTTCTACATGTAGTGGACATACATAAAAGCCAGGGGCTTGCCCCTATGTTTGAAAGAAATGCAGAGAAAAGAATTGGGGATTACACAGATTTTGTCAGGGAACTTGAACTTGAAACCGAAACCCTGGTGATAGTAGGAGACGTTAAAAGGACAATTTCGGAAGTTGCTGATCGAAAAGATGTTGATGCTATAATAATGGGAGCAACCACTAAAGGATTTATAAAAGGGAAATTTCTCGGAAGGACAACAGAATACATATCACGCAGTTCAAAAAAAATACTGCTGATCGAGAAATATGACGCTTTGAAAGAAGGAAAAGAAGTTTATGAGAAAGCATGCAGGGCAACTTTCTCACAGGTTCTTGTGCCCCTTGATTTTTCAAAAGAGTCAATGAAGGCGGTAGAACAGCTTCAAGCATTTAAAGGAGTAGTAAAAGAGGTTCTTTTCCTGCATGTGATAGATAATATAAAAGATATGGACCTGCTGGACGAACAGAGAGAAGAAGTAAAAGAAAAGCTAAGGAGAGTAAAGAAACGGCTTGCAGGCATAAAGAGCCAGTATCTTGTTGTTGAAGGTATCCCATCCGATGAAATTGTTAAAATTGCAGGTATAGAAGATGTCACACTGATCATGCTGACCGCCCGCGGAAAAGGGGATTTAATTGACCTTCTGCTAGGGAACACGGCAGAAAGCGTACTCCGGAAAACCACGAAGCCTGTGATGGTCATCCCTGCAAGCAAAGAGTTCGAAGGGGAAGAGTGGGAGGAAGGAGAAGAGTATGCCTGA
- the arsB gene encoding ACR3 family arsenite efflux transporter, translating into MPEDDEERELDFFSKYLSIWVAVCIILGTAIGYIFPGFADTLGEIEIANVSIPVAIVLLIMMYPIMLKINFEEILNIEANLKPLLLTLVINWAIKPFTMAFVAWLFMRVLFESLISSDLQAQYIAGMILLGIAPCTAMVLVWTYLARANINYALIQVSVNDLIILVLFAPLGKFLLGVTTDFPVPLMTIFFSVLFYVAIPLGLAVLTRQVVIRKKGITWFENKLIRRTQWITPAGLLITLVLIFIFQGSNIINYPLHILLIAIPLVLQTYLIFGIGYAGAKYLKIPYSEAAPSTFIGASNFFELAVAVALILFGMESGAALATVVGVLVEVPVMLSLVKIMERNREKFRF; encoded by the coding sequence ATGCCTGAGGACGATGAAGAAAGAGAGCTCGATTTTTTCAGTAAATACCTTTCTATTTGGGTTGCAGTCTGTATTATACTCGGAACTGCAATAGGCTATATTTTTCCAGGTTTTGCAGACACCCTTGGAGAGATCGAGATTGCAAATGTTTCAATTCCCGTAGCTATCGTGCTACTGATCATGATGTATCCTATCATGCTAAAGATTAATTTTGAAGAAATTCTGAACATTGAAGCAAATCTAAAACCTCTTCTTCTAACTCTTGTCATAAACTGGGCAATCAAGCCTTTTACAATGGCATTTGTTGCATGGCTTTTCATGCGCGTGCTTTTCGAATCCCTGATTTCTTCCGATCTTCAGGCACAGTATATAGCAGGCATGATCCTGCTCGGGATTGCTCCCTGTACGGCTATGGTACTTGTCTGGACCTACCTTGCAAGAGCTAATATTAACTATGCTTTGATTCAGGTCTCGGTAAATGACCTTATCATCCTCGTCCTTTTCGCCCCGCTGGGAAAGTTTCTCCTCGGAGTCACAACCGATTTTCCGGTCCCTCTTATGACGATCTTCTTTTCGGTGCTGTTTTATGTGGCAATTCCTCTTGGCCTTGCTGTGCTGACAAGGCAGGTAGTGATAAGGAAAAAAGGCATTACATGGTTTGAAAACAAACTCATCCGAAGAACACAATGGATCACTCCTGCAGGACTTTTGATAACTCTTGTTCTGATTTTTATATTCCAGGGGAGCAACATCATAAATTATCCCTTGCATATTCTCCTGATTGCAATTCCCCTGGTGCTGCAAACTTACCTGATTTTCGGGATCGGGTATGCAGGAGCAAAATACCTGAAAATCCCCTATTCAGAAGCTGCTCCTTCAACCTTTATCGGTGCCAGCAATTTCTTCGAACTGGCAGTAGCAGTAGCCTTAATTCTATTCGGGATGGAGTCCGGGGCTGCACTCGCAACCGTTGTGGGAGTGCTTGTGGAAGTGCCTGTGATGCTTTCCCTTGTGAAAATCATGGAAAGGAACAGGGAAAAATTCAGATTCTGA
- a CDS encoding class I SAM-dependent methyltransferase, with the protein MSKPKSVWEEFFADKRSGGHRSSAEEFILKEAKEKLFHLDGGERLLDFGCGAGELLVYYAPEYERLVGADFSASMLEEAGKRIIEKKHENITLILADDKTVWEKLDSSFDRITAAGVIQYLTDEEVDNFIANASKHLNKGGKIILFDLLNPRLYPLWKIGLFSRDFGCWNLFRKIGFEVFTIISAILKNRPKDILGYTHKPCTIENIANKHGFGMEYVQSMYYEYKYHAIIS; encoded by the coding sequence ATGTCGAAACCAAAGTCTGTCTGGGAAGAGTTCTTTGCAGATAAGAGGAGCGGAGGCCACAGGTCTTCTGCTGAAGAGTTCATTTTAAAAGAAGCTAAAGAAAAACTCTTTCATCTGGATGGAGGCGAAAGACTTCTCGACTTTGGCTGCGGAGCCGGAGAGCTCTTGGTTTATTATGCACCGGAATATGAAAGACTTGTAGGAGCCGATTTTTCTGCATCAATGCTTGAAGAGGCAGGCAAAAGGATCATAGAAAAAAAGCATGAGAATATAACTCTAATCCTAGCTGATGATAAAACCGTCTGGGAAAAACTTGATTCCTCCTTTGACCGGATAACCGCAGCCGGAGTAATCCAGTACCTTACAGATGAAGAAGTTGATAATTTTATTGCCAATGCATCAAAGCATCTGAATAAAGGAGGCAAAATAATCCTTTTTGATCTTTTGAACCCTCGATTATATCCATTATGGAAAATAGGATTATTCTCACGAGATTTCGGATGCTGGAACCTTTTTCGTAAAATAGGCTTTGAAGTTTTCACCATTATATCAGCAATCCTGAAAAATCGCCCAAAAGACATTCTCGGGTATACCCATAAGCCCTGTACAATAGAAAATATCGCAAATAAACATGGCTTTGGGATGGAATATGTGCAGTCCATGTATTACGAGTACAAGTACCATGCAATAATATCGTGA